A stretch of the Fusobacterium varium genome encodes the following:
- the argH gene encoding argininosuccinate lyase: MQFFSGRFKEKASHLILDFHSSINFDKRLYKYDIMGSIAHVRGLGKQEIIPAADCELIEKTLREILTDIEDGKITFSIEYEDIHMNIEKILIDRIGDVGKKLHTGRSRNDQVALDMKLFTKEEIVKVQAQLLDLLEIINGIAKENISTYMPGFTHLQKAQPVSFSHYILAYAEMFRRDFIRLKNAAALADTSPLGSAALAGTTYPLDRNFTSSILGFSSPTWNSMDSVSDRDYLIEIMNAFALIMVHLSRFCEEIIIYSSNDFGYIELSDSFSTGSSIMPQKKNPDAAELIRGKSGRVFGDLMALLTTMKGIPLAYNKDMQEDKENFFDSLDTVKGCLAVFNGMIHTMTIKKERLLAAAAQGFINATDVADYLTEKGMSFRDAYKIVGGMVAYCIDNNTTFEEISIETYKEFSSLFNKDIYEMISIKNCVEKRCTLGGPGKENIKAHIEFLDKFINESENIVTDYKLNDIL, from the coding sequence ATGCAATTTTTTTCTGGAAGATTTAAAGAAAAAGCAAGTCATCTTATTCTTGATTTTCATTCATCAATAAATTTTGATAAGAGACTTTACAAGTATGATATTATGGGAAGCATAGCTCATGTTAGAGGACTGGGAAAACAGGAAATAATTCCTGCTGCTGATTGTGAACTTATAGAAAAAACTCTTAGGGAAATACTTACTGATATTGAAGATGGAAAAATAACTTTTTCTATTGAGTATGAAGATATTCATATGAATATTGAAAAAATTCTTATAGACAGAATAGGAGATGTAGGAAAAAAACTACATACTGGAAGAAGCAGAAATGATCAGGTTGCCCTAGATATGAAATTATTTACAAAAGAAGAAATAGTTAAAGTTCAAGCACAGCTTCTTGATCTGCTTGAAATTATAAATGGAATCGCTAAAGAAAATATATCTACATATATGCCTGGGTTTACCCATCTTCAAAAAGCTCAGCCAGTTTCTTTTTCACACTACATTTTAGCTTATGCTGAAATGTTTAGAAGAGATTTTATCAGGCTTAAAAATGCTGCTGCTTTAGCAGATACTTCTCCACTTGGATCTGCTGCTCTGGCTGGAACTACTTATCCTTTAGACAGAAATTTTACAAGTTCTATTCTTGGTTTTTCTTCTCCTACATGGAATAGTATGGACAGTGTAAGTGACAGGGATTACCTTATTGAGATAATGAATGCTTTTGCTCTTATCATGGTACACTTGTCTCGTTTCTGTGAAGAAATAATAATCTATAGTTCCAATGATTTTGGTTATATAGAACTAAGTGATTCTTTTTCCACTGGAAGCAGTATTATGCCACAAAAGAAAAATCCAGATGCAGCTGAACTTATAAGGGGAAAAAGCGGAAGAGTTTTTGGTGATTTAATGGCTCTGCTTACAACTATGAAAGGAATCCCTCTTGCATATAATAAAGATATGCAGGAAGATAAAGAAAATTTCTTTGATAGTCTTGATACAGTAAAAGGATGTCTTGCTGTATTCAATGGAATGATTCATACTATGACTATAAAAAAAGAAAGACTTCTTGCAGCAGCAGCTCAGGGATTTATCAATGCAACTGATGTAGCAGATTATCTGACTGAAAAAGGAATGAGTTTCAGGGATGCATATAAAATAGTTGGTGGTATGGTTGCTTACTGTATTGACAACAATACTACTTTTGAAGAAATTTCAATAGAAACTTACAAAGAATTTTCTTCTTTATTTAATAAAGATATCTATGAAATGATATCTATTAAAAATTGTGTGGAAAAACGTTGTACTCTTGGAGGACCTGGAAAAGAAAATATAAAAGCTCATATAGAATTTTTAGATAAATTTATTAATGAATCTGAAAACATAGTTACGGATTACAAATTAAATGATATATTATAA
- a CDS encoding cobyric acid synthase, translating into MHKKIMIQGTGSSVGKSIITAGLCRIFAQDGYRVSPFKSQNMALNSFVDIDGLEMGRAQVVQAEAAMELPRVFMNPILLKPNSDNNSQIIIEGIPDTNMNAADYFSNSRELKLIAKRNYEIIEKNFDIGVLEGGGSPAEINLRKWDLVNMGMAELVDAPVILVGNIETGGVFASLYGTIALLDENDRKRIKGVIINKFRGDLELLRPGIDMFEEKLRDEGMDIKVLGVVPYKKLDIEEEDVLAKKLTANTNEKRDINISVIRTNKMSNYTDFDALSQYSDVALNYVYSPEQLGEEDIIILPGSKNTLSDLELLKANGIFDKIKKLYSAGTTVVGICGGFQMMGKEIFDPHHIESDIEKTEGFGIMNTVTTMEKTKYTKQVEKTLSESDCELLYGCNGLHIKGYEIHQGITYGSEKNLTVETDYTVLAKDNAFGTYIHGIFDNSKFTRTFLNNIRKKKGLNPLDELFEFSEFKENEYDKLADLLRNNLDIAAIYNILK; encoded by the coding sequence ATGCATAAAAAAATTATGATACAAGGAACTGGTTCATCTGTTGGAAAGAGCATTATCACAGCTGGATTATGTAGAATTTTTGCTCAGGATGGATACAGAGTTTCTCCTTTTAAATCTCAAAACATGGCCCTTAATTCCTTTGTGGATATCGATGGATTGGAAATGGGAAGAGCTCAGGTTGTACAAGCTGAAGCAGCTATGGAACTTCCTAGAGTTTTTATGAATCCAATACTTTTAAAACCTAATTCTGATAATAACTCACAAATTATCATTGAAGGAATTCCTGATACAAATATGAATGCTGCAGATTATTTTTCTAATTCTAGGGAATTGAAACTTATTGCAAAAAGAAATTATGAAATAATAGAAAAAAATTTTGATATTGGAGTCCTCGAAGGTGGAGGAAGTCCAGCTGAAATTAATCTTAGAAAATGGGATTTGGTAAATATGGGAATGGCTGAACTTGTAGATGCTCCCGTTATTTTAGTTGGAAATATTGAAACTGGTGGAGTTTTTGCTTCACTATATGGAACCATTGCCTTACTTGATGAAAATGACAGAAAAAGAATAAAAGGAGTCATTATTAATAAATTTAGAGGTGATTTAGAACTTTTAAGACCAGGTATAGATATGTTTGAAGAAAAACTGAGAGATGAAGGAATGGATATTAAAGTTTTAGGTGTAGTTCCTTATAAAAAACTTGATATTGAAGAAGAAGATGTCTTAGCTAAAAAACTGACTGCTAACACTAATGAAAAAAGAGATATAAACATCAGTGTAATCAGAACTAATAAAATGTCTAACTATACAGATTTTGATGCTTTAAGTCAATATTCAGATGTAGCTCTAAATTATGTATACAGCCCTGAACAGCTTGGAGAAGAAGATATAATTATTCTGCCTGGCAGTAAAAATACTCTTTCTGATCTTGAGTTATTAAAAGCTAATGGTATTTTTGATAAAATAAAAAAACTATACTCTGCTGGAACTACTGTAGTAGGTATATGCGGTGGATTTCAAATGATGGGAAAAGAGATATTTGATCCTCATCATATTGAAAGTGATATAGAAAAAACTGAAGGTTTTGGAATAATGAATACTGTTACTACAATGGAAAAAACAAAATATACAAAACAGGTAGAAAAAACTCTTTCTGAATCTGACTGCGAGCTATTATATGGTTGTAATGGACTTCATATAAAAGGATATGAAATTCATCAGGGAATTACATATGGAAGTGAAAAAAATCTTACTGTTGAAACTGATTATACTGTGCTTGCAAAAGATAATGCTTTTGGAACATATATACATGGAATTTTTGATAACAGTAAATTTACCAGAACATTTTTAAATAATATCAGAAAGAAAAAAGGATTAAATCCATTGGATGAACTTTTTGAATTTTCTGAATTTAAAGAAAATGAATATGATAAATTAGCTGATTTACTTAGAAATAATTTGGATATAGCTGCAATATATAATATTTTAAAATAA
- a CDS encoding putative endonuclease yields MRKLLNITDFSTNEENKKMMKYYCDKYNFKGFELIKFDLQKDNTSLKHLINGYHMRFFPMWLDIYLGKYGILREKFKEKQEIFYWCGGNSREELIDYYKKELEMAEKLEAEYVVFHACYVDDEGSLIYEFPYSDRDVLQNVAALLNDIFENKKYKFKLLLENLWWPGLRLTSKEEVEFLLNNIKYENIGFMLDTGHMLNNEPKLRTMDEGIEYIEKNLDKMGELKKYIKGVHLNFSLSGKYLNDAVERHKNSLIEREKTLKNIYGHVSQIDQHLPFEDIRIIKILENLPLDWVVYEFIYYDTDDLEKKVKRQDRILKKLNFK; encoded by the coding sequence ATGAGAAAGCTACTTAATATAACAGATTTTTCTACTAATGAGGAAAATAAAAAAATGATGAAATATTATTGTGATAAGTATAACTTTAAAGGATTTGAACTTATAAAATTTGATTTGCAGAAAGATAATACTTCTTTAAAGCATTTAATAAATGGGTATCACATGAGATTTTTTCCTATGTGGCTAGATATTTATCTTGGAAAATATGGAATACTTAGAGAAAAATTTAAAGAGAAGCAGGAAATATTTTATTGGTGTGGTGGAAACAGCAGAGAGGAATTAATTGATTATTATAAAAAAGAACTGGAAATGGCAGAAAAACTTGAAGCAGAATATGTTGTATTTCATGCTTGTTATGTAGATGATGAAGGGAGCTTGATATATGAATTTCCATATTCAGACAGAGATGTTCTTCAAAATGTTGCAGCATTGCTGAATGATATTTTTGAAAATAAAAAGTATAAATTTAAGCTTCTTTTGGAAAATTTATGGTGGCCAGGACTTAGATTAACTTCAAAAGAAGAAGTAGAATTTTTGTTAAATAATATAAAATATGAAAATATTGGATTTATGCTTGATACAGGACATATGCTGAATAATGAGCCAAAACTTAGAACAATGGATGAAGGAATAGAATATATTGAGAAAAATCTTGATAAGATGGGAGAATTAAAAAAATATATAAAAGGTGTTCATTTGAATTTTTCTCTTTCTGGAAAATATTTAAATGATGCTGTAGAAAGACATAAAAATTCATTGATTGAAAGGGAGAAAACTTTGAAAAATATATATGGTCATGTAAGTCAGATAGATCAACATCTTCCTTTTGAAGATATAAGAATAATAAAAATATTAGAAAATTTACCACTGGATTGGGTGGTATATGAATTTATATATTATGACACTGATGATTTGGAAAAAAAGGTAAAACGTCAGGATAGGATATTAAAGAAATTAAATTTTAAATAA
- a CDS encoding membrane protein, which translates to MWFVFALMSAVFAALTSIFAKIGIEGINSNLATAIRTVVVLFMAWGMVFFTGTQNQIGNIGQRSWIFLILSGMATGFSWLFYYKALQIGEASKVVPVDKFSVVITMIMAFVILKEAVTLKTVLGGIFITIGTFIMIL; encoded by the coding sequence ATGTGGTTTGTATTTGCATTGATGTCAGCAGTATTTGCAGCACTTACATCTATTTTTGCTAAGATAGGAATAGAGGGAATAAACTCTAATCTGGCAACTGCTATAAGGACAGTAGTTGTATTGTTTATGGCTTGGGGAATGGTATTTTTTACTGGAACTCAAAATCAGATTGGAAACATAGGGCAGAGAAGTTGGATATTTTTAATTTTATCAGGAATGGCAACAGGTTTTTCATGGCTTTTTTATTATAAGGCACTTCAGATAGGAGAAGCATCAAAAGTAGTTCCAGTGGATAAATTTAGTGTGGTTATCACTATGATAATGGCTTTTGTGATATTAAAAGAGGCAGTTACATTAAAAACCGTTTTAGGGGGAATATTTATAACAATAGGAACATTTATTATGATATTGTAA
- a CDS encoding putative ABC transporter periplasmic protein has protein sequence MKKFLTILFAGLLLTSCQSKENAVSQKTKEINVYTALENEQIPMFLENFKKYHPDIKINITRDSTGVLITKILAEKDNPQADVVWGTAATGLLMLDKENLLKPYAPKGLEKVDAKFKDSAKEPVWVGNNAWMATFAVNKNELAKLRLPIPKTYEDLLNPEYKGLISMPHPASSGTGFLAIAGFIQIMGEDKAWEYMEKLHENMGVYTHSGSKPAKQAANGEYPIGISYDYPSVKLMNEGNPIEVIFPAEGSGWDSEANALINKKDIKEESKIFLDWAISEEMMKLYGTQYAITSIDINNPVPNGYPIDPVSHLVKNDFKWLAENKNIILDKWSEKFGAKAEQK, from the coding sequence ATGAAAAAATTTTTAACTATTCTTTTTGCAGGGCTTTTATTAACAAGCTGTCAATCTAAAGAAAATGCTGTTTCTCAAAAAACAAAAGAAATCAATGTCTATACTGCACTTGAAAATGAACAGATTCCAATGTTTTTAGAAAATTTTAAAAAATACCACCCTGATATCAAAATAAATATAACTCGTGATTCAACAGGTGTCCTTATCACAAAAATTCTGGCTGAAAAAGATAATCCTCAAGCTGATGTAGTATGGGGGACTGCTGCTACTGGATTACTCATGCTGGATAAAGAAAATCTTTTAAAGCCTTATGCACCCAAAGGCTTGGAAAAAGTTGATGCTAAATTTAAGGATTCTGCAAAAGAACCTGTATGGGTAGGAAATAATGCATGGATGGCAACTTTTGCTGTAAATAAAAATGAACTTGCTAAACTCAGGCTGCCAATTCCCAAAACTTATGAAGATCTTTTAAATCCAGAGTATAAAGGATTAATTTCAATGCCTCATCCTGCTTCTTCAGGTACTGGTTTTCTTGCTATAGCTGGATTCATTCAAATAATGGGAGAAGATAAAGCATGGGAATATATGGAAAAACTTCATGAAAATATGGGTGTTTATACTCATTCTGGATCAAAACCTGCTAAACAAGCTGCTAATGGAGAATACCCTATTGGTATTTCTTATGATTATCCAAGTGTTAAACTTATGAATGAAGGAAATCCTATCGAAGTAATTTTTCCAGCTGAAGGTTCTGGTTGGGATTCAGAGGCCAATGCTCTTATCAATAAAAAAGATATAAAAGAAGAATCAAAAATATTTCTTGATTGGGCTATTTCAGAAGAAATGATGAAATTATATGGTACTCAATATGCTATCACAAGTATTGATATCAATAATCCAGTTCCTAATGGTTATCCCATTGACCCAGTAAGTCATCTTGTAAAAAATGATTTCAAATGGCTTGCAGAAAATAAAAATATAATTTTAGATAAATGGAGTGAAAAATTTGGTGCAAAAGCTGAACAAAAATAA
- the phnX gene encoding phosphonoacetaldehyde hydrolase, whose protein sequence is MKKINLVIFDWAGTTVDYGCFAPVQVFLEIFKEKEIDVTLEEARGPMGMLKIDHIKAMLSLDRITALWKNKYNREWNNDDINELYKNFENKLFKILADYTEPVPSCISTINTLRNRGLKIGSTTGYTQEMMDIITAGAESKGYKPDYYTTPNAVPAGRPAPYMIYQNMLILGEEDTDCVVKIGDTISDIKEGRNAKVWTIGILKGSSELGLSLKEVNSLPENELKEKMEKTASKMLSAGAHFVAEDISKIPLIINIINNRLINGERA, encoded by the coding sequence ATGAAAAAAATAAATTTAGTAATTTTTGATTGGGCTGGGACGACTGTTGATTATGGATGTTTCGCACCTGTACAAGTTTTTCTTGAAATTTTTAAAGAAAAAGAAATAGATGTGACTCTTGAAGAAGCAAGAGGTCCTATGGGAATGTTAAAAATAGATCATATCAAAGCTATGTTGTCACTTGATAGAATAACTGCCCTATGGAAGAATAAATATAATAGAGAATGGAATAATGATGATATTAATGAATTATATAAAAATTTTGAAAATAAACTTTTTAAAATTCTTGCTGATTATACTGAACCTGTTCCAAGTTGTATATCCACAATAAATACTTTGAGAAACAGAGGATTAAAAATAGGTTCTACTACAGGTTATACTCAAGAAATGATGGATATTATTACTGCTGGTGCTGAAAGCAAGGGATATAAACCTGATTACTATACAACTCCTAATGCTGTTCCTGCTGGAAGACCTGCTCCATATATGATATATCAAAACATGCTCATTCTTGGAGAAGAGGATACAGATTGTGTTGTGAAAATTGGAGATACCATTTCTGATATTAAGGAAGGAAGAAATGCCAAAGTATGGACTATTGGAATATTGAAAGGAAGCAGTGAATTAGGATTATCTTTAAAAGAGGTTAATTCTCTTCCAGAAAATGAATTAAAAGAAAAAATGGAAAAAACCGCTTCAAAAATGCTTTCTGCTGGAGCTCATTTTGTTGCAGAAGATATTTCAAAAATTCCATTAATAATAAATATCATTAATAATAGATTAATAAATGGTGAAAGAGCCTAA
- a CDS encoding sodium:proton antiporter has product MENYGFLSILPIIIAVAMAIKTKNVILSLFSSVFLGALILLNYNPLLTTKTLMTDYFVKQLTDSYNAGVIVLMVFIGGFIELMMRSGGAYAFAQSVGKYINSKTKAQLSAYLAGIIIFFSDLGTPLIVGPIFAPFFKKLKISKEKLAFILDTTSSPVAVLVPFIGWGVFIIGLLQKEFENLNLNLSDYESFVKSIPFNTYPLLALTIVPALALMKLDFGPMKKAEDDIFNERELEVLEKKEYIVENAKPIYVWLPILVLLITLFSMLGFDFMFKRFSGSEFRAALSSGYLYAAIVLSAMMIINKSKTFDEIFSIYLNGINKMTQIAIILILAWSLGTINKNLGSADYIVHFIKSINLNSGFIPMIAFLLGCIISFSTGSSWGTYSIMIPIVIPMAVALNAPLYVTIGSILSGGLFGDHVSPISDTTILASAGSGCNHIEHVKTQFYYAAINGVISLGTFLIGGFFQSYIVLVVAIILQLIILTAIKIKQGSK; this is encoded by the coding sequence ATGGAAAACTATGGATTTTTATCTATATTGCCTATTATAATAGCAGTAGCTATGGCAATAAAAACCAAAAATGTAATTTTATCACTTTTCAGCAGTGTCTTTTTAGGGGCTCTTATACTATTAAATTATAATCCTCTTCTCACAACAAAAACATTGATGACAGATTATTTTGTAAAACAGCTGACTGACAGTTACAATGCTGGAGTCATTGTTTTAATGGTATTCATAGGTGGATTTATTGAACTTATGATGAGATCTGGAGGAGCCTATGCTTTTGCTCAAAGTGTTGGTAAATATATCAATTCAAAGACTAAAGCTCAGCTTTCAGCTTACCTTGCAGGAATAATTATTTTCTTTTCTGATTTAGGAACTCCTTTAATTGTAGGACCAATATTTGCTCCATTTTTCAAAAAACTAAAAATATCTAAAGAAAAACTTGCTTTTATACTTGATACTACTTCATCACCTGTAGCAGTATTAGTACCTTTTATAGGATGGGGAGTTTTTATCATTGGACTTCTTCAAAAAGAGTTTGAAAATTTAAATTTAAATCTTTCAGACTATGAAAGTTTTGTAAAATCAATTCCATTTAATACATATCCTCTTCTTGCTCTTACTATTGTTCCTGCTCTAGCTCTTATGAAGCTGGATTTTGGACCCATGAAAAAAGCTGAAGATGATATATTTAATGAGAGAGAACTTGAAGTTCTTGAGAAAAAAGAGTATATTGTAGAAAATGCTAAACCTATCTATGTATGGCTTCCTATACTAGTGCTTTTAATTACACTATTTTCTATGCTTGGATTTGATTTCATGTTTAAAAGATTTTCTGGAAGCGAATTCAGAGCAGCATTAAGCAGCGGGTATCTTTATGCAGCTATTGTTCTTTCTGCTATGATGATTATAAATAAAAGTAAAACTTTTGATGAAATATTTTCAATATACCTAAATGGTATAAATAAAATGACTCAAATAGCAATTATTTTAATACTTGCATGGTCTTTAGGAACTATTAATAAAAATCTTGGTTCTGCAGATTATATTGTTCATTTTATAAAAAGTATAAACCTTAATTCAGGTTTTATTCCAATGATAGCTTTTCTTCTTGGATGTATAATATCGTTTTCTACTGGAAGTTCTTGGGGAACATACAGTATAATGATTCCAATAGTTATCCCTATGGCTGTTGCACTTAATGCCCCATTATATGTAACTATTGGTTCTATATTATCTGGTGGTCTGTTTGGAGACCATGTTTCACCAATATCTGATACAACTATATTAGCTTCTGCTGGTTCTGGATGTAATCATATTGAGCATGTAAAAACTCAATTTTATTATGCAGCTATCAATGGAGTAATTTCTTTAGGAACTTTTCTTATAGGAGGATTTTTCCAAAGCTATATTGTACTGGTTGTAGCTATCATTTTGCAACTTATAATATTAACAGCAATAAAAATAAAACAAGGAAGCAAATAA
- a CDS encoding putative ABC transporter ATP-binding protein, whose amino-acid sequence MSYLEIKNVNKYYGKFHALKNINLSIKKGEFISFLGPSGCGKTTLLRVISGLEELNSGNIFLKDKDISILHPSRRNFSIVFQSYALFPNMTTWENIAYGLKNKKMPKELIEKKVKSVLEMVGLFSISNKYPNEMSGGQQQRVALARAVALEPDILLLDEPLSALDAKVREKLRNDIKKLQKRLDLTTIMVTHDQEEALSMSDKIMVMKDGEIMQWGSPREIYEKPNSSFTADFIGKINFLENGKAIRPEHVKIVSDISNNKNKFIMREIESWEYLGSSYRLFFKNRNRTLKVEVPCNFINEETLKQGNKFFLEFDENFYLSFTDEVS is encoded by the coding sequence ATGAGTTACTTAGAAATAAAAAATGTAAATAAATATTATGGCAAATTTCACGCTTTAAAAAATATAAATCTTTCTATAAAAAAAGGAGAATTTATTTCATTTCTTGGTCCCAGTGGTTGTGGGAAAACAACTTTATTAAGGGTTATTTCAGGACTGGAAGAGCTTAATTCTGGAAATATATTTCTAAAAGACAAGGATATCTCTATACTTCATCCATCTAGAAGAAATTTTTCTATTGTTTTTCAGTCTTATGCTCTTTTCCCTAATATGACAACTTGGGAAAATATAGCCTATGGCCTGAAAAATAAAAAAATGCCCAAAGAATTAATAGAAAAAAAAGTGAAAAGTGTTTTGGAAATGGTAGGCTTATTTTCCATAAGTAATAAATATCCTAATGAAATGAGTGGAGGACAGCAGCAGAGAGTCGCTCTTGCAAGAGCAGTTGCTCTTGAACCAGATATTCTTTTATTAGATGAACCTCTTTCAGCATTAGATGCAAAAGTGAGAGAAAAGCTGAGAAATGATATAAAAAAACTGCAGAAAAGACTTGATCTCACTACTATTATGGTAACTCATGATCAAGAAGAAGCTCTCTCTATGTCAGATAAAATAATGGTTATGAAAGATGGAGAAATAATGCAGTGGGGAAGTCCAAGAGAAATATATGAAAAACCTAATTCATCTTTTACTGCAGATTTTATAGGTAAAATAAATTTTCTGGAAAATGGTAAAGCTATCCGTCCAGAACATGTAAAAATAGTATCAGATATATCAAATAATAAAAATAAATTTATAATGAGAGAAATTGAAAGCTGGGAATATCTAGGATCTTCATACAGACTTTTCTTTAAAAACAGAAATAGAACATTAAAAGTTGAAGTCCCATGTAATTTTATAAATGAAGAAACTTTAAAACAGGGAAATAAGTTTTTTCTTGAATTTGATGAAAACTTCTATCTCAGTTTTACAGATGAGGTATCATAA
- a CDS encoding putative ABC transporter permease — translation MEKTKDEIIREIFTWFILIFLIVVIVFPLGLLLIKSFENNSGEFIGFSNFREYFSNKNLLISLKNTFTISASSSIISLLLAFIYAYGVQRSTIRYKNIFKYIALMPLFAPTMMHGISLVYLFGRKGVITTGFFEKIPQLAFDINLYGSTGIIIAEVLYIFPQIFLVLNIALSTTDYRLYEAADMLGTSNFRKFFTITLPNMKYGIISSFIIAFILSFTDFGAPKVVGGNFSVLATDVYIKVVGQNNMAMGAVVSIILLIPSVIAFFIDQKIQKKQGVVLNAKSIPYRAKKNKVRDIFFYIYSILICFFILSIFVTIFVSAFSKLWPYNLSFSLNNFKFYDYNGGIEIFLKNSLILAALSGIFGTFMTFMSAYLIEKKEKKSLKDKVIYFLSLVPLALPGMVIGISFIFFFNKSYFTIPFLNINIMNPFNSIYKTIWIMVLANVIHFYSISFLTANTALKKLDREFERVSLSMGIPWYKTFSNVTFPMCIDSILEIFFYYFVNSMVTISALVFLYTSSLNLLSIAVINLDDTGEIAKASAMSIVILLTNIAVKIIYQIILKILQKRKNKLKKESI, via the coding sequence ATGGAAAAAACTAAAGATGAAATTATCAGAGAAATATTTACATGGTTCATTCTTATATTTTTAATAGTTGTTATAGTTTTTCCTCTAGGACTTTTATTAATAAAGTCTTTTGAAAATAATTCTGGAGAATTTATAGGATTTAGTAATTTTAGAGAATATTTTTCAAATAAAAATCTCCTCATTTCATTAAAAAATACTTTTACCATTTCTGCATCATCAAGTATAATCTCTTTATTATTAGCTTTTATTTATGCTTATGGTGTGCAGAGAAGTACAATCAGATACAAGAACATATTCAAATATATAGCTCTTATGCCTCTCTTTGCTCCTACAATGATGCATGGAATCTCTCTTGTCTATCTCTTTGGAAGAAAGGGAGTTATTACTACTGGTTTTTTTGAAAAAATACCTCAGCTTGCTTTTGATATTAATCTCTATGGTTCTACTGGAATAATAATAGCAGAAGTTCTATATATTTTTCCACAAATATTTTTAGTATTAAATATTGCACTTTCCACAACTGATTATAGACTTTATGAAGCTGCTGATATGCTGGGAACAAGCAATTTCAGAAAATTTTTTACCATTACTCTTCCAAATATGAAATATGGTATAATCTCTTCTTTTATTATTGCATTTATTCTTTCATTTACAGATTTTGGTGCTCCAAAAGTAGTTGGTGGAAACTTTAGCGTACTTGCTACAGATGTATATATAAAAGTAGTTGGACAAAATAATATGGCAATGGGGGCCGTAGTCAGCATCATACTTTTAATTCCATCTGTAATAGCATTTTTTATTGATCAGAAAATACAGAAAAAACAAGGAGTTGTTCTTAATGCTAAATCTATTCCTTACAGAGCTAAAAAAAATAAAGTACGAGATATTTTTTTCTATATTTACAGTATACTGATTTGTTTTTTTATACTCTCAATTTTTGTTACTATATTTGTTTCAGCTTTTTCAAAATTATGGCCTTATAATCTTAGCTTTAGTTTGAATAATTTTAAATTTTATGACTATAATGGCGGAATCGAAATATTTCTTAAGAATTCACTTATTCTGGCAGCTCTTTCAGGAATATTTGGAACTTTCATGACATTTATGAGTGCCTATCTAATTGAAAAAAAAGAAAAAAAGTCATTGAAAGATAAAGTTATATATTTTCTTTCTCTTGTTCCTTTAGCTCTTCCTGGTATGGTAATAGGTATCTCTTTTATATTTTTTTTCAATAAAAGTTATTTTACAATACCTTTTTTAAATATAAATATAATGAACCCTTTTAATTCAATATATAAAACCATTTGGATAATGGTACTGGCCAATGTCATTCATTTTTACTCAATATCTTTTTTAACAGCTAATACAGCTTTAAAAAAGTTAGACAGAGAATTTGAAAGAGTTTCTCTTTCCATGGGAATACCTTGGTATAAAACATTCTCCAATGTAACTTTCCCAATGTGTATAGATTCAATATTAGAAATTTTCTTTTATTATTTTGTAAATTCTATGGTTACTATCTCAGCACTTGTATTTCTTTATACCTCAAGTTTAAATCTGCTTTCCATAGCTGTAATTAATTTAGATGATACTGGAGAAATAGCAAAAGCCTCTGCTATGTCAATTGTAATACTTTTAACTAATATAGCAGTTAAAATAATATATCAGATAATTTTAAAAATCTTGCAAAAAAGAAAAAATAAATTAAAAAAGGAGAGTATTTAG